In Isoptericola jiangsuensis, the following proteins share a genomic window:
- a CDS encoding ATP-binding protein: MTGVVDPESPLSVLDNGAWYTIDHPSAVGGVRRAAATTALHLGMPDSRAAEVGLVVSELATNQVRHAGSGSVLLRVRRTGMEAALEVLAIDAGPGMRDLAGAMLDGVSSRGTLGIGLGTLVRLTTAWDAWSAPGAGTVVAAVFATSGEAPAASAPTGITRAMTGQTVCGDAWASREDDGTTTLLVADGLGHGPLAAVASRAAVRAFHDAPLARPRELVDQVHRALRGTRGAAVAIVQRRGDTLLHAGVGNVVGNLHGARSRSLLSNPGIAGSHVSALQETSYPLGPDDVVTLASDGLTDRIGMAPYPGLAGRSPLVVAGVLLRDFGVRRDDACVAVLPPRGTP, from the coding sequence ATGACGGGCGTCGTCGACCCCGAGTCCCCCCTCAGCGTCCTCGACAACGGCGCCTGGTACACGATCGACCACCCGTCGGCGGTGGGCGGCGTGCGCCGGGCCGCCGCGACGACGGCGCTCCACCTGGGGATGCCGGACTCCCGCGCCGCGGAGGTCGGCCTGGTCGTGTCCGAGCTGGCGACGAACCAGGTGCGGCACGCCGGCTCGGGGTCGGTGCTGCTGCGGGTGCGCCGCACCGGCATGGAGGCCGCGCTGGAGGTGCTCGCGATCGACGCGGGCCCGGGCATGCGGGACCTCGCCGGGGCGATGCTCGACGGCGTGTCGTCCCGCGGCACCCTCGGCATCGGGCTCGGCACCCTGGTGCGGCTCACCACCGCGTGGGACGCCTGGTCGGCGCCCGGCGCGGGCACGGTCGTCGCCGCGGTCTTCGCCACGTCCGGGGAGGCGCCCGCCGCGTCCGCCCCGACCGGCATCACCCGGGCGATGACGGGCCAGACGGTGTGCGGCGACGCGTGGGCGTCGCGCGAGGACGACGGCACGACGACGCTCCTCGTCGCCGACGGCCTCGGGCACGGTCCCCTCGCCGCCGTGGCGTCGCGCGCCGCGGTGCGCGCCTTCCACGACGCCCCCCTCGCCCGCCCGCGCGAGCTCGTCGACCAGGTGCACCGTGCGCTGCGCGGCACGCGCGGCGCCGCCGTGGCGATCGTCCAGCGCCGTGGCGACACGCTGCTCCACGCCGGCGTCGGGAACGTCGTCGGGAACCTGCACGGCGCGCGCTCGCGGTCCCTGCTCAGCAACCCCGGCATCGCCGGGTCGCACGTGTCGGCGCTCCAGGAGACGTCGTACCCGCTCGGGCCCGACGACGTCGTCACCCTGGCGAGCGACGGCCTGACCGACCGGATCGGCATGGCCCCCTACCCCGGCCTGGCCGGGCGCTCGCCCCTGGTGGTGGCAGGCGTGCTGCTGCGCGACTTCGGGGTCCGCCGCGACGACGCCTGCGTCGCCGTCCTGCCGCCGCGGGGCACCCCGTGA
- a CDS encoding phosphotransferase, which yields MAQNDLDLLTGEDATELLATAVATAGGELVDWSVRQVDHRPGRSTTVAYRARVRWASTGDGSQVRTETLGASLGRPGDQQVPGVLTLDDGEHSVAIWRFPGDPALPALATAFDAHAVATLLGDLGVPEVARGPVTLKVRAYRPTRRAVIEASTPGARVFLKVVRPDKVDDLHARHALLAGAGLPVPKPLGRNNDGLLVIAPLPGESMRRAVRDGGPVPGPDEVVELLDRLPRDVVDLPRRTSWSENASHYASVIGAALPAEADRAAQLATAVEQRIAGLPADDPTHGDLYEAQVMLTEGRITGLLDVDSAGPGRRADDLACLVAHVETLSLLRGWDTDRLHALAVGYAHGFAGVVDPAELTARVAGVLLSLATGPHRVQEADWPAQTSLRLDAVERWFAGIPA from the coding sequence GTGGCGCAGAACGACCTGGACCTCCTGACCGGCGAGGACGCGACCGAGCTCCTCGCGACGGCCGTGGCGACGGCGGGGGGCGAGCTCGTCGACTGGTCCGTGCGCCAGGTGGACCACCGGCCCGGCCGGTCGACGACCGTCGCCTACCGGGCGCGCGTGCGCTGGGCGAGCACCGGCGACGGCTCGCAGGTGCGGACCGAGACCCTGGGCGCGTCCCTCGGGCGGCCCGGCGACCAGCAGGTCCCCGGCGTCCTCACCCTCGACGACGGCGAGCACTCCGTCGCGATCTGGCGGTTCCCCGGCGACCCGGCGCTGCCGGCGCTCGCCACCGCGTTCGACGCCCACGCCGTCGCGACGCTGCTCGGGGACCTCGGCGTGCCCGAGGTCGCACGCGGCCCCGTCACCCTCAAGGTGCGGGCCTACCGGCCCACCCGCCGCGCCGTCATCGAGGCCAGCACCCCCGGGGCGCGGGTGTTCCTCAAGGTCGTGCGCCCCGACAAGGTGGACGACCTGCACGCCCGCCACGCGCTGCTCGCGGGGGCCGGGCTGCCCGTCCCCAAGCCGCTGGGCCGCAACAACGACGGCCTGCTCGTCATCGCGCCGCTGCCGGGGGAGTCCATGCGACGTGCCGTGCGCGACGGCGGCCCCGTCCCCGGACCGGACGAGGTCGTCGAGCTCCTCGACCGGCTGCCGCGCGACGTCGTCGACCTGCCCCGGCGCACGTCGTGGAGCGAGAACGCCTCCCACTACGCCTCCGTCATCGGCGCCGCCCTGCCCGCCGAGGCCGACCGGGCCGCGCAGCTCGCGACCGCCGTCGAGCAGCGCATCGCCGGGCTGCCCGCCGACGACCCCACCCACGGCGACCTCTACGAGGCCCAGGTCATGCTCACCGAGGGCCGGATCACCGGGCTGCTGGACGTCGACTCGGCCGGGCCGGGCCGCCGCGCCGACGACCTGGCGTGCCTCGTCGCGCACGTCGAGACCCTGTCGCTGCTGCGCGGCTGGGACACCGACCGGCTGCACGCGCTGGCGGTGGGGTACGCGCACGGCTTCGCGGGCGTCGTCGACCCGGCCGAGCTGACCGCGCGGGTGGCGGGCGTCCTGCTGTCGCTGGCGACGGGCCCGCACCGGGTGCAGGAGGCCGACTGGCCGGCGCAGACGTCGCTGCGGCTGGACGCCGTGGAGCGCTGGTTCGCCGGCATCCCGGCCTGA
- a CDS encoding ATP-binding protein yields the protein MTTLPSTAQLPTATRLPVGTDSDVVRVRQLVRTVAQQARLSLVDQTKLVTAASELARNTLIHGGGGEAEIELVSDGRRDGVRAVFSDSGPGIPDLDLALTDGWTSGSGLGLGLSGSRRLVEHFEIDTTPGVGTRVVITAWSR from the coding sequence ATGACGACCCTGCCCTCCACCGCCCAGCTCCCGACCGCCACCCGGCTGCCGGTCGGGACGGACTCGGACGTCGTGCGGGTCCGGCAGCTGGTGCGCACCGTGGCGCAGCAGGCGAGGCTGTCCCTCGTGGACCAGACCAAGCTCGTCACCGCGGCGAGCGAGCTCGCGCGCAACACCCTCATCCACGGTGGTGGGGGCGAGGCGGAGATCGAGCTCGTGTCCGACGGGCGCCGCGACGGGGTCCGCGCCGTGTTCAGCGACTCCGGCCCCGGCATCCCCGACCTCGACCTGGCCCTCACCGACGGCTGGACCAGCGGCAGCGGCCTCGGGCTCGGGCTGTCCGGCTCCCGTCGCCTCGTCGAGCACTTCGAGATCGACACCACCCCCGGTGTCGGCACGCGCGTGGTGATCACGGCCTGGTCCCGATGA
- a CDS encoding DUF1269 domain-containing protein, translating into MAMFTVWKFDDPEGAARTVAIVKDAASEGLITLVDHAVVEWPEGDDHPTTHGINDDAAKSGGWGALWGLLIGALFFIPVIGAVAGAAIGGLSRVLSDVGITKDDLERIKAEIVPGTSGLFLITEQGDPDRFRERLHGIKATLVSSNMSDAETRELREMFGA; encoded by the coding sequence ATGGCCATGTTCACCGTCTGGAAGTTCGACGACCCCGAGGGCGCCGCCCGCACCGTCGCCATCGTCAAGGACGCGGCGTCGGAGGGCCTGATCACCCTCGTCGACCACGCCGTCGTCGAGTGGCCCGAGGGCGACGACCACCCCACCACCCACGGGATCAACGACGACGCCGCGAAGTCCGGCGGCTGGGGAGCCCTCTGGGGCCTCCTCATCGGCGCGCTGTTCTTCATCCCCGTCATCGGGGCCGTCGCGGGCGCCGCCATCGGCGGCCTCAGCCGCGTGCTCTCCGACGTCGGGATCACCAAGGACGACCTCGAGCGGATCAAGGCCGAGATCGTGCCCGGCACGTCCGGCCTGTTCCTCATCACCGAGCAGGGCGACCCCGACCGGTTCCGGGAGCGGCTGCACGGGATCAAGGCGACCCTCGTCAGCTCCAACATGTCCGACGCGGAGACCCGCGAGCTCCGCGAGATGTTCGGCGCCTGA
- a CDS encoding ATP-binding protein: MTTVLLTTRLHGDGDLIALRRSGREAARALGLDTHAQVRLATALSEVGRAALPDGPVDVQVVVAAQGTAAWLRSELVASAPLTTDGPAATGGVPAARRLVDLLDVEDGGRAVTLGMELPARFHAEDLADLGRSLGFGHDESAIDELRAQHAELLRAHDELRAQREDLRRRNAALARSQADVQAMYAQLSAELEETNSGVVALYGELDERGRELAAANEAKSRFLRNVSHELRTPVNSILGLTSLLAESRLDPVQAEQVGFLSDSAGTLLTLVDELLELARAEAGHLDVQPTVIDLAELFEELRGTTAPLVRDGVALVVDDPTGTTLVSDRRLVARIVRNLLTNAVKFTEQGSVRLTAAAAGDDVVVTVRDSGVGIPTEHLESVFEEFVQVPNHLQPGVRGTGLGLPYARRTAEALGGTLVATSEPGRGSTFTLTLPTGPAGPSTASGSVPVLAPGVTLGNVLVVDDDRAFGAVVAGLLRDVATQVSLAHDADHALALLRDDHADAVVLDVRMPGIDGVTLLTRLRAEVPRLPAVLMSSGPAPDLPPELAGTPFVPKSGLDRAALLAVLTERSAR; this comes from the coding sequence GTGACGACGGTCCTGCTCACGACACGGCTCCACGGGGACGGCGACCTGATCGCGCTGCGACGGTCCGGCCGGGAGGCGGCCCGCGCTCTCGGCCTGGACACGCACGCGCAGGTCCGGCTCGCCACCGCGCTGTCGGAGGTGGGTCGGGCCGCCCTGCCCGACGGCCCGGTCGACGTGCAGGTCGTGGTGGCCGCCCAGGGGACCGCGGCGTGGCTCCGGTCCGAGCTCGTGGCGTCCGCCCCGCTGACGACGGACGGCCCGGCCGCGACCGGCGGCGTCCCCGCCGCGCGGCGCCTGGTCGACCTGCTCGACGTCGAGGACGGCGGCCGTGCGGTCACGCTCGGCATGGAGCTGCCGGCGCGGTTCCACGCCGAGGACCTGGCCGACCTGGGGCGCTCCCTCGGGTTCGGGCACGACGAGAGCGCGATCGACGAGCTGCGGGCCCAGCACGCCGAGCTGCTGCGTGCGCACGACGAGCTGCGGGCGCAGCGCGAGGACCTGCGCCGCCGCAACGCCGCGCTGGCCCGGTCGCAGGCCGACGTGCAGGCGATGTACGCGCAGCTGTCGGCCGAGCTGGAGGAGACCAACTCGGGCGTCGTGGCCCTGTACGGCGAGCTGGACGAGCGCGGCCGGGAGCTCGCTGCCGCGAACGAGGCGAAGTCGCGGTTCCTGCGCAACGTCAGCCACGAGCTGCGCACGCCCGTGAACTCCATCCTCGGGCTGACGTCGCTGCTCGCCGAGTCACGCCTCGACCCGGTCCAGGCGGAGCAGGTCGGGTTCCTCAGCGACAGCGCCGGGACCCTGCTGACCCTCGTCGACGAGCTGCTGGAGCTCGCCCGGGCGGAGGCGGGCCACCTCGACGTGCAGCCCACCGTCATCGACCTCGCGGAGCTCTTCGAGGAGCTGCGCGGGACCACCGCCCCGCTGGTCCGCGACGGCGTGGCCCTCGTCGTCGACGACCCCACCGGGACCACGCTGGTGTCCGACCGGCGGCTCGTGGCACGGATCGTGCGGAACCTGCTGACCAACGCCGTGAAGTTCACCGAGCAGGGCTCGGTGCGGCTCACCGCGGCCGCCGCCGGCGACGACGTCGTGGTGACGGTCCGCGACTCCGGCGTGGGCATCCCGACGGAGCACCTGGAGAGCGTGTTCGAGGAGTTCGTGCAGGTGCCGAACCACCTCCAGCCGGGGGTGCGGGGCACCGGCCTCGGCCTGCCGTACGCGCGCCGGACGGCGGAGGCGCTCGGCGGCACGCTCGTCGCGACGTCGGAGCCCGGCCGGGGCAGCACGTTCACGCTCACGCTCCCCACGGGACCCGCGGGCCCCTCGACGGCGTCGGGGTCGGTGCCCGTCCTCGCACCGGGCGTGACGCTCGGCAACGTGCTCGTCGTCGACGACGACCGGGCGTTCGGTGCCGTCGTCGCCGGCCTGCTGCGCGACGTCGCGACCCAGGTCAGCCTGGCCCACGACGCGGACCACGCGCTCGCCCTGCTGCGCGACGACCACGCGGACGCCGTCGTGCTGGACGTCCGCATGCCGGGGATCGACGGCGTGACCCTGCTGACCCGGCTACGGGCCGAGGTCCCGCGGCTGCCCGCGGTCCTGATGTCGAGCGGACCGGCCCCGGACCTGCCGCCCGAGCTCGCCGGCACGCCCTTCGTGCCGAAGTCCGGTCTGGACCGGGCAGCACTGCTGGCGGTGCTCACCGAGAGGTCCGCCCGATGA
- the pgi gene encoding glucose-6-phosphate isomerase translates to MTTTPVDATTTPSWADLQRHHREFRGDLRGWFATDPGRAERLTRTAGDLLVDLSKNLVTDETLDLLVRLAHDVDLPARTEAMFTGEHINVTEDRAVLHTALRRAPGTQPPLVVDGQDVDADVARELDKLSAFADQVRSGAWTGVTGKPVRTVVNIGIGGSDLGPVMVYEALAPYGEGGPAARFVSNIDPTDVAQKTADLDPETTLFIVASKTFGTLETLTNARLARAWLWERLVAAGAIEDTAEARQAAVGKHFVAVSTALDKVAAFGIDPANAFGFWDWVGGRYSVDSAIGTSLAIAFGPDVFRELLAGFRTMDEHFRTTPLERNVPALMGLLNVWYVNFLDAHTHAVLPYAQQLHRFPAYLQQLTMESNGKSVRADGSPVTSQTGEVFWGEPGTNGQHAFYQLIHQGTRTIPADFIAFATPAYPLSDAEGDGGAVQPGADVHELFLANFFAQTKALAFGKTADEVRAEGTAEHLVSARTFSGNRPTTSIMAPALTPSVLGQLVALYEHVTFVQGVVWGIDSFDQWGVELGKKLALEVAPAVAGDDAALAAQDASTKALVEYYRAHRS, encoded by the coding sequence ATGACGACCACCCCTGTCGACGCCACCACCACGCCGTCCTGGGCGGACCTCCAGCGCCACCACCGCGAGTTCCGCGGCGACCTGCGCGGCTGGTTCGCCACCGACCCGGGCCGCGCGGAGCGCCTCACCCGCACGGCGGGCGACCTGCTGGTCGACCTGTCCAAGAACCTCGTCACCGACGAGACGCTCGACCTGCTCGTGCGCCTCGCCCACGACGTCGACCTCCCGGCCCGCACCGAGGCGATGTTCACCGGCGAGCACATCAACGTCACCGAGGACCGCGCCGTCCTGCACACGGCCCTGCGCCGCGCACCCGGCACGCAGCCGCCGCTGGTCGTGGACGGCCAGGACGTCGACGCCGACGTCGCCCGCGAGCTCGACAAGCTCTCCGCGTTCGCCGACCAGGTGCGCTCGGGCGCGTGGACGGGGGTCACCGGCAAGCCGGTGCGGACCGTGGTCAACATCGGCATCGGCGGCTCCGACCTCGGGCCGGTCATGGTCTACGAGGCCCTCGCGCCGTACGGCGAGGGTGGCCCTGCGGCCCGGTTCGTCTCGAACATCGACCCCACCGACGTCGCGCAGAAGACCGCCGACCTCGACCCGGAGACCACGCTGTTCATCGTGGCCTCCAAGACGTTCGGCACCCTGGAGACGCTGACCAACGCGCGTCTGGCGCGGGCGTGGCTCTGGGAGCGCCTGGTGGCCGCCGGCGCCATCGAGGACACCGCCGAGGCCCGCCAGGCCGCCGTCGGCAAGCACTTCGTCGCCGTGTCCACCGCCCTGGACAAGGTCGCCGCGTTCGGCATCGACCCGGCCAACGCGTTCGGCTTCTGGGACTGGGTGGGCGGCCGCTACTCGGTGGACTCCGCCATCGGCACCTCGCTGGCGATCGCGTTCGGTCCCGACGTGTTCCGCGAGCTCCTCGCGGGGTTCCGCACGATGGACGAGCACTTCCGCACCACGCCGCTGGAGCGGAACGTCCCCGCGCTGATGGGCCTGCTCAACGTCTGGTACGTCAACTTCCTCGACGCCCACACGCACGCCGTGCTGCCCTACGCCCAGCAGCTCCACCGCTTCCCGGCCTACCTCCAGCAGCTCACCATGGAGTCGAACGGCAAGTCGGTGCGCGCCGACGGCTCCCCCGTCACGTCGCAGACCGGCGAGGTCTTCTGGGGCGAGCCCGGCACCAACGGCCAGCACGCCTTCTACCAGCTCATCCACCAGGGCACCCGGACGATCCCCGCGGACTTCATCGCGTTCGCGACGCCCGCCTACCCGCTCTCCGATGCCGAGGGTGACGGGGGTGCGGTGCAGCCGGGCGCCGACGTGCACGAGCTGTTCCTCGCGAACTTCTTCGCGCAGACCAAGGCGCTGGCGTTCGGCAAGACGGCCGACGAGGTCCGCGCGGAGGGCACGGCCGAGCACCTGGTGAGCGCTCGCACGTTCTCCGGGAACCGCCCGACGACGTCGATCATGGCACCCGCGCTCACCCCGTCGGTGCTCGGCCAGCTCGTCGCGCTCTACGAGCACGTCACGTTCGTGCAGGGTGTGGTGTGGGGCATCGACTCGTTCGACCAGTGGGGCGTGGAGCTCGGCAAGAAGCTCGCCCTGGAGGTCGCGCCCGCCGTGGCCGGCGACGACGCCGCGCTCGCCGCGCAGGACGCCTCGACGAAGGCGCTGGTCGAGTACTACCGGGCGCACCGTTCCTGA
- a CDS encoding dihydrofolate reductase family protein, whose product MTDVVSTLFVALDGVVEPDEVWHFPYFDDRMGAAVGDDYAGTDVLLLGRVTYDSFAGAWPDREAAGGDDAPFAATLGDLRKIVATHDDGDLGWRNVEATDDVVATVRALKDAGEVSKVLIPGSISVVRQLLAAGLLDELRLFLHPATGGGSRLRLFADDDVSRAFELVSATALPKGAVRLIYRTATAPDERPYEDVAAEVPSGA is encoded by the coding sequence ATGACCGATGTCGTCTCCACCCTGTTCGTCGCGCTCGACGGTGTCGTCGAGCCGGACGAGGTGTGGCACTTCCCGTACTTCGACGACCGGATGGGCGCCGCCGTCGGCGACGACTACGCCGGCACCGACGTGCTCCTGCTCGGCCGGGTCACCTACGACAGCTTCGCCGGGGCGTGGCCCGACCGGGAGGCCGCGGGCGGCGACGACGCGCCGTTCGCCGCGACGCTGGGCGACCTGCGCAAGATCGTCGCCACCCACGACGACGGCGACCTCGGCTGGCGCAACGTCGAGGCGACGGACGACGTCGTGGCCACGGTCCGCGCGCTCAAGGACGCGGGCGAGGTGTCCAAGGTGCTGATCCCGGGATCGATCAGCGTGGTCCGTCAGCTCCTGGCGGCCGGCCTGCTCGACGAGCTGCGGCTGTTCCTGCACCCGGCCACCGGCGGCGGGTCGCGCCTGCGGCTGTTCGCCGACGACGACGTGTCGCGCGCGTTCGAGCTCGTGTCCGCGACCGCCCTGCCGAAGGGTGCGGTGCGGCTGATCTACCGCACGGCCACGGCCCCGGACGAGCGGCCCTACGAGGACGTCGCCGCGGAGGTGCCGTCGGGCGCCTGA
- a CDS encoding STAS domain-containing protein, which produces MNDGVPILKIGSTLLVSIQVDLQDDTALRLQEDLADRITRTGARGVIIDISGLEIVDSFIGRMLASVAAISRVLDASTVVVGMRPAVAITMVELGLSLGGVRTALDVDRGLALLAPAGDTAADVLLAAAERRSR; this is translated from the coding sequence GTGAACGACGGCGTCCCGATTCTCAAGATCGGCTCCACCCTGCTGGTCTCCATCCAGGTCGACCTGCAGGACGACACCGCGCTGCGGCTCCAGGAGGACCTCGCCGACCGCATCACGCGCACGGGCGCCCGCGGCGTGATCATCGACATCTCCGGCCTGGAGATCGTCGACAGCTTCATCGGCCGGATGCTCGCCTCCGTGGCCGCGATCTCGCGGGTCCTCGACGCGAGCACGGTCGTCGTGGGGATGCGTCCCGCGGTCGCCATCACGATGGTGGAGCTCGGGCTGTCCCTCGGCGGCGTGAGGACCGCGCTCGACGTCGACCGCGGCCTCGCGCTGCTCGCCCCCGCCGGCGACACCGCCGCCGACGTGCTTCTCGCCGCCGCGGAACGCAGGTCTCGATGA
- a CDS encoding fused response regulator/phosphatase — protein MTPTEPTRRVVVVDDTPAHRYVMATWLRGAGFDVVEAGTGAAALELVTAETDAVVLDVNLPDLSGGEVCRRIKASEVTEQVPVLHVSATAIDAAARTAGLQGGADAYLPEPLDRDEFLATVDTLCRGHDQVRGIGRSARRLELLGESLVRVHRAGTYAEAVDRLATGAATVLDRAVLAMVVVDPTTVLRTLCRAPGAVLVRGTGTSPVLPPGPAGPTLFPADAVPDPWHRLAVQARLDPAAWWTMWLYDDEDVLVGGLALRVDDESDLTDDDRSAVERFVGAASVALANLRTYTEEHGIAMALQRTMLPSRLGEHPGLDVAACYEASDARLDVGGDFYDVYDLPDGRVAVVIGDVQGHSLRAAAVMAEVRLTLRAYLREGHTAERALDLLNESLRADHPEMATMCVCVVDPATGSAEVTDAGHLPALLVRTDGTVETVKRSSRLLGLPSPDGRPPAPVTLGPGDHLLLVTDGLVERRDSTLREGIARLTDAAAATAGREPDDVCQDLLGHFDDARDDDVAIVVVRRSPTAQAPDGTSAATSS, from the coding sequence ATGACGCCGACCGAGCCGACCCGACGCGTCGTCGTGGTCGACGACACCCCCGCCCACCGGTACGTCATGGCGACGTGGCTGCGCGGCGCCGGTTTCGACGTCGTCGAGGCGGGGACCGGTGCCGCGGCCCTGGAGCTCGTGACGGCCGAGACCGACGCCGTCGTCCTCGACGTCAACCTGCCCGACCTGTCCGGGGGCGAGGTGTGCCGCCGGATCAAGGCCTCGGAGGTCACCGAGCAGGTCCCCGTGCTGCACGTGTCGGCCACCGCGATCGACGCGGCCGCCCGCACCGCGGGCCTCCAGGGCGGTGCGGACGCCTACCTGCCGGAACCGCTGGACCGCGACGAGTTCCTCGCGACGGTCGACACGCTGTGCCGCGGCCACGACCAGGTGCGCGGCATCGGCCGCTCGGCCCGCCGCCTGGAGCTGCTCGGCGAGTCCCTCGTGCGCGTGCACCGCGCGGGAACGTACGCCGAGGCCGTGGACCGGCTCGCGACCGGTGCGGCGACGGTGCTCGACCGCGCCGTCCTCGCGATGGTCGTGGTCGACCCGACGACGGTCCTGCGCACCCTGTGCCGCGCGCCGGGCGCCGTGCTGGTGCGCGGCACCGGCACGTCACCGGTGCTTCCCCCCGGACCCGCCGGACCCACCCTGTTCCCCGCGGACGCGGTCCCGGACCCGTGGCACCGGCTCGCCGTGCAGGCGCGGCTCGACCCCGCCGCCTGGTGGACGATGTGGCTGTACGACGACGAGGACGTGCTCGTCGGCGGTCTCGCCCTGCGCGTCGACGACGAGTCCGACCTCACCGACGACGACCGCTCCGCCGTCGAACGGTTCGTCGGCGCGGCGTCGGTCGCGCTCGCGAACCTGCGCACGTACACCGAGGAGCACGGCATCGCGATGGCGCTCCAGCGCACGATGCTGCCGTCCCGCCTCGGCGAGCACCCCGGGCTCGACGTCGCGGCCTGCTACGAGGCGTCCGACGCCCGCCTCGACGTCGGCGGCGACTTCTACGACGTCTACGACCTGCCCGACGGCCGGGTGGCCGTCGTCATCGGCGACGTGCAGGGCCACTCGCTGCGCGCCGCCGCGGTCATGGCGGAGGTCCGCCTCACGCTGCGCGCCTACCTGCGCGAGGGGCACACCGCCGAGCGCGCCCTCGACCTGCTCAACGAGTCCCTCCGGGCCGACCACCCGGAGATGGCGACCATGTGCGTGTGCGTCGTGGACCCGGCCACCGGTTCCGCGGAGGTCACCGACGCCGGCCACCTCCCCGCGCTCCTCGTCCGGACCGACGGCACCGTGGAGACCGTCAAGCGGTCCTCCCGCCTGCTGGGCCTGCCCAGCCCCGACGGGCGGCCGCCCGCCCCCGTGACCCTGGGGCCGGGCGACCACCTGCTGCTCGTCACCGACGGGCTCGTCGAGCGCCGCGACAGCACGCTGCGCGAGGGCATCGCACGGCTCACCGACGCGGCGGCCGCCACCGCCGGGCGGGAGCCGGACGACGTCTGCCAGGACCTGCTCGGCCACTTCGACGACGCCCGCGACGACGACGTCGCCATCGTCGTGGTGCGCCGCTCCCCGACCGCTCAGGCGCCCGACGGCACCTCCGCGGCGACGTCCTCGTAG
- a CDS encoding STAS domain-containing protein, with product MPGTPLHQILADHADAVRAAWLGAAADELRGRTSRGELEREQSDIFAALLDGLGQGAATVDDPAFDQLRGILSDVSSARARLGFTPRETAVAVLALKEGLYVLDAAVRDDVTPLFRLVDDLGLFTFEAFAAARESIIAEQAEQLLELSTPVVKLWDGVVAVPLVGTLDSARTQVVMEKLLNTLVETGSEHAIIDITGVPAVDTQVAQHLLKTVVAARLMGAECTISGIRPQIAQTIVALGIEFGDIRTRASLADALVDALRSMGRNDAAVSA from the coding sequence ATGCCCGGCACCCCGCTGCACCAGATCCTCGCCGACCACGCCGACGCGGTCCGGGCCGCCTGGCTCGGCGCCGCCGCGGACGAGCTGCGAGGCCGCACGTCCCGCGGGGAGCTCGAGCGCGAGCAGTCCGACATCTTCGCCGCCCTGCTGGACGGGCTCGGGCAGGGGGCCGCGACGGTCGACGACCCGGCCTTCGACCAGCTCCGCGGCATCCTCTCCGACGTCTCCTCCGCCCGCGCCCGCCTCGGGTTCACCCCCCGGGAGACCGCGGTCGCCGTCCTCGCCCTCAAGGAGGGCCTGTACGTGCTGGACGCGGCGGTGCGCGACGACGTCACCCCGCTGTTCCGTCTCGTGGACGACCTCGGCCTGTTCACGTTCGAGGCGTTCGCCGCGGCCCGCGAGTCGATCATCGCCGAGCAGGCGGAGCAGCTCCTCGAGCTGTCGACGCCGGTGGTCAAGCTGTGGGACGGCGTCGTGGCCGTGCCGCTGGTGGGCACGCTGGACTCGGCCCGCACGCAGGTCGTCATGGAGAAGCTCCTCAACACGCTCGTCGAGACGGGCAGCGAGCACGCGATCATCGACATCACCGGCGTGCCGGCCGTCGACACGCAGGTCGCGCAGCACCTGCTCAAGACGGTCGTCGCGGCCCGCCTCATGGGCGCCGAGTGCACCATCAGCGGCATCCGCCCGCAGATCGCCCAGACGATCGTCGCGCTCGGGATCGAGTTCGGCGACATCCGCACCCGCGCCTCCCTCGCCGACGCCCTGGTCGACGCCCTGCGCAGCATGGGCCGCAACGACGCCGCGGTGTCCGCGTGA